In one window of Bifidobacterium crudilactis DNA:
- a CDS encoding amino acid permease, which produces MRAESPYAGAEMSENKIGVRFVRVMVTGISLRPKPSSERSTLVKPQKTLITVSQMSIMTIITIAGLRGLPAMAVLGWQSIILYLIPAIMFFVPTALISAELGATYEGGVYEWVKEGLGKRFGFIAVWMQWIHNVVWYPAQLAFVAAAGAAAFGLSQLSDYGIYVMIVIVVVFWWAIWLTLKGGNLFAKVASGAGLIGTIIPACLLLILGAAWLATGQHISSTLTESSVIPNFTNIAGIALVVQNVLAFGGMEVNAVHAQQMEQPKRYTHVVAIAFVSALAIFIVPTLILAMVLPKDVNLSDGTVRAFQTMFSTFHLGFMGNVVGLAIVFGAVASIISWISGPSRGLYNAAEDGCLPEYFRKTNKNGAQSGILMLMGVIVTILACLYLVFPKSVSMVFSLLIGMAVALYVMMYMLMFVASINLRRLHKTGNSGYRAPALYVMAGMGIVACICAFVMTFVPAAGQSGIPTAWYPVIAGVVVLALAMPSLLIYRGGKAPRVEQSVGDEHARNEG; this is translated from the coding sequence ATGCGGGCGGAGAGTCCATATGCTGGTGCGGAGATGAGCGAAAACAAAATCGGAGTAAGGTTTGTCAGGGTCATGGTGACGGGGATATCACTGCGGCCGAAGCCTAGTTCAGAAAGATCCACACTGGTGAAACCTCAGAAAACACTGATCACGGTATCGCAAATGTCCATCATGACGATCATCACGATCGCTGGTCTTCGGGGGCTCCCTGCCATGGCGGTGCTCGGATGGCAGTCGATCATCCTGTATCTGATTCCCGCGATAATGTTCTTCGTGCCCACGGCCCTGATATCCGCCGAACTCGGCGCCACCTATGAAGGCGGGGTCTATGAATGGGTCAAGGAGGGGCTGGGCAAGCGTTTCGGCTTCATCGCAGTGTGGATGCAATGGATACACAACGTGGTGTGGTACCCCGCGCAGCTCGCCTTCGTCGCGGCTGCGGGTGCCGCCGCCTTCGGACTCAGCCAGCTTTCGGATTACGGCATCTACGTCATGATCGTGATCGTCGTGGTGTTCTGGTGGGCGATATGGCTCACGCTCAAGGGAGGCAACCTCTTCGCGAAGGTCGCTTCCGGCGCCGGATTGATCGGCACCATCATCCCGGCCTGCCTGCTGCTGATACTCGGGGCGGCCTGGCTTGCCACCGGGCAGCATATATCGAGCACGCTTACCGAGAGCTCCGTCATCCCCAACTTCACCAATATCGCGGGCATCGCATTGGTCGTCCAGAATGTTCTGGCTTTTGGCGGCATGGAAGTCAACGCCGTTCATGCCCAGCAGATGGAACAGCCCAAGCGATATACGCATGTGGTCGCAATCGCCTTTGTCAGTGCGCTCGCGATTTTCATCGTACCGACGTTGATTCTGGCGATGGTGCTGCCGAAGGACGTCAATCTCTCGGACGGTACGGTTCGTGCCTTTCAGACCATGTTCAGCACCTTCCATCTGGGATTCATGGGCAATGTCGTAGGCCTGGCCATCGTATTCGGCGCCGTCGCCTCCATCATCAGTTGGATTTCCGGGCCCTCGCGAGGTCTGTACAACGCGGCGGAGGATGGCTGTCTGCCCGAGTATTTCAGGAAGACGAACAAGAACGGCGCGCAATCCGGCATTCTTATGCTGATGGGTGTTATCGTCACGATTCTGGCTTGCCTGTATCTGGTGTTCCCGAAGAGCGTTTCCATGGTGTTCTCGCTGCTGATCGGCATGGCTGTGGCCTTGTATGTCATGATGTACATGCTGATGTTCGTCGCCAGCATCAATCTCCGTCGGCTGCATAAGACCGGCAACAGCGGGTATCGTGCACCGGCGTTGTACGTGATGGCGGGTATGGGCATAGTCGCCTGCATCTGCGCCTTCGTGATGACCTTCGTCCCTGCTGCCGGGCAGTCGGGCATCCCGACCGCGTGGTATCCCGTGATCGCCGGAGTCGTGGTTCTGGCTCTCGCAATGCCGAGTCTGCTGATTTACAGAGGCGGGAAGGCGCCCCGGGTCGAGCAATCTGTCGGGGACGAACACGCGCGGAACGAGGGATAG
- a CDS encoding GntR family transcriptional regulator: MIDIDLKSRKSIYEQVVLGIKEQILSGLIPAQSKLPSVRELSKELTVNPNTIQKAFRQLEEQGYIYSVAGVGSFAHAPKDIRPDARLLREATSRLSEDLHELRLLVPDDAELADLVARLLADVRASGRSTPRNQGDIHD, from the coding sequence ATGATTGATATAGATCTGAAAAGTCGCAAATCCATCTATGAACAAGTCGTTCTGGGAATCAAAGAGCAGATTTTGTCGGGGCTCATACCCGCTCAAAGCAAGCTGCCCTCGGTGCGTGAATTGTCGAAGGAGCTCACCGTCAATCCGAATACCATCCAGAAGGCTTTCCGCCAGCTGGAGGAACAAGGCTATATATACAGTGTCGCAGGAGTCGGCAGCTTCGCGCACGCTCCCAAAGACATCCGTCCAGATGCACGCCTGCTTCGGGAGGCGACATCCCGCCTTAGCGAGGATTTGCATGAACTTCGGTTGCTGGTTCCGGATGATGCCGAACTGGCTGATCTCGTTGCCCGGTTGCTTGCGGACGTCAGGGCTTCCGGACGCTCAACACCCAGGAATCAGGGGGATATTCATGATTGA
- a CDS encoding ABC transporter ATP-binding protein — protein sequence MMPNWLISLPGCLRTSGLPDAQHPGIRGIFMIEVRSIVKTFGAQHALSNIDMTIATGSIYGLVGTNGSGKTTILNILAGVLRPDAGTVTYDGTPVYENPGTKSRLAFVPDDLTFLNGFTLHEAARLFSGLYPTNWNDDVFRMCVSQFSLRGGMQIAHMSKGMRKQAAFCLTFARKPAYLLLDEPLDGLDPIVRRGIWELIVDASADRNMTTIVSSHNLRELEGYCDSICAIKQGGVVVERDLDELKSDIHKLQVSYGANARPGAGIYEELDVLDRRDSASVDYLIVRNTVEELEDFARRTHPLLFDVIPLTLEEVFMYQLGGKGNEHTRIR from the coding sequence ATGATGCCGAACTGGCTGATCTCGTTGCCCGGTTGCTTGCGGACGTCAGGGCTTCCGGACGCTCAACACCCAGGAATCAGGGGGATATTCATGATTGAGGTACGGTCGATCGTAAAAACTTTCGGGGCGCAGCACGCCTTATCGAATATAGACATGACGATTGCCACCGGGTCGATTTACGGCTTGGTGGGAACCAACGGCTCCGGGAAAACCACCATACTGAACATATTGGCCGGCGTGCTCCGACCTGATGCGGGCACCGTCACCTACGACGGCACGCCGGTCTATGAGAACCCGGGCACGAAGAGCAGATTGGCTTTCGTCCCGGATGACCTCACCTTTCTCAATGGTTTCACGCTTCATGAGGCAGCCCGACTGTTTAGCGGCTTGTACCCGACAAACTGGAATGACGATGTCTTCAGAATGTGCGTGTCACAGTTCTCGCTTCGCGGCGGTATGCAGATAGCCCATATGTCGAAAGGAATGCGCAAGCAAGCGGCGTTCTGCCTCACCTTTGCCAGAAAACCGGCATATCTGTTGTTGGACGAGCCTCTCGACGGACTCGATCCGATAGTCCGACGGGGCATCTGGGAACTCATCGTCGATGCCTCCGCCGACAGGAACATGACCACAATCGTGTCATCCCACAATCTGCGTGAGCTTGAGGGCTACTGCGACAGCATCTGCGCAATCAAGCAAGGTGGCGTGGTCGTCGAGCGGGACCTTGACGAACTCAAGTCGGACATCCATAAACTCCAGGTCTCCTACGGTGCAAACGCTCGGCCGGGGGCGGGGATCTATGAAGAGCTGGATGTCCTGGACCGCCGTGACAGTGCTTCGGTCGATTATCTCATCGTGCGCAACACGGTCGAAGAGCTCGAAGACTTTGCGCGGCGGACTCACCCGCTGCTCTTCGATGTCATTCCACTGACCCTCGAAGAAGTATTCATGTATCAACTGGGAGGCAAGGGCAATGAACACACCAGGATACGCTGA
- a CDS encoding MFS transporter — protein MPEDPDGNRENPQEVNAGMTTVNDQQAKAEQTDFLHHLFVPVYMPAILFATGEGALIPVVPLTARALGADLATSGIISGLLMIGVVLGDIPSGFAVSRWGETFAMRAAAIIAIISAIVCWKAPNLPILALGVLMIGIASATFNLARHAFLTTWTPPWYRARAMSLLGGTSRIGYFVGPFLASPIIALTGAQSVYWIHVGACIAVLIVLQVMPDPEKALARNRASAEAHRIQLSTPPSTTATSAAPAPGAYARPLKRAHRLPIITYFPILIRMGSAAGILQMMRASRQVILPLWGVQLGISSPHIALIMGIAGAVDLSLFYTSGQIMDRFGRRWAAVPVLVGISIGHLVMPLATAEWGYILVAIIISTANGLGSGIVMTLGSDLASRYAPDHMPAFLGGWRTSTDSGSALGPLAISGMTAIAGLSSAAVLMGCGGLVGAYLMYRYIPRLVGK, from the coding sequence GTGCCAGAGGACCCTGACGGCAACAGGGAGAATCCACAGGAGGTCAACGCCGGGATGACGACGGTTAACGATCAACAGGCAAAAGCGGAACAAACCGACTTTCTGCACCATCTTTTCGTTCCCGTGTACATGCCCGCCATCCTCTTTGCGACCGGCGAAGGCGCCCTGATACCAGTGGTCCCTCTGACGGCACGGGCCTTGGGAGCCGATCTCGCCACATCGGGAATCATCTCGGGTCTGCTGATGATCGGCGTGGTTCTCGGCGACATCCCCAGCGGCTTCGCCGTCTCGCGCTGGGGTGAGACCTTCGCCATGCGCGCAGCCGCAATCATCGCCATCATCTCTGCGATCGTGTGTTGGAAGGCACCGAATCTGCCTATTCTCGCGCTGGGCGTGCTGATGATAGGCATCGCCTCGGCCACATTCAATCTCGCACGTCACGCATTCCTCACCACTTGGACGCCACCGTGGTACCGGGCGCGAGCTATGTCGCTTCTCGGCGGAACATCTCGCATCGGCTATTTCGTAGGCCCGTTCCTGGCCTCTCCGATCATCGCTCTTACCGGCGCGCAGAGCGTCTACTGGATTCATGTCGGGGCATGTATCGCCGTACTGATTGTCCTGCAGGTGATGCCCGACCCCGAAAAGGCCTTGGCCCGGAACCGTGCGAGCGCGGAAGCGCACCGAATACAGCTCTCGACGCCGCCATCAACGACAGCGACGAGTGCCGCGCCTGCTCCCGGTGCTTATGCCAGACCGTTGAAGCGCGCGCACAGGCTGCCGATCATCACCTATTTCCCGATACTCATCAGGATGGGCAGCGCCGCCGGAATCCTCCAGATGATGCGCGCTTCACGGCAGGTAATCCTGCCCCTGTGGGGAGTGCAGCTGGGTATATCCTCACCGCATATAGCGCTGATTATGGGAATAGCCGGTGCCGTCGATCTGTCATTGTTCTACACATCAGGTCAGATCATGGACCGTTTCGGGCGGCGCTGGGCCGCCGTGCCCGTACTGGTCGGAATCAGCATCGGCCATCTCGTCATGCCGTTGGCCACGGCCGAATGGGGTTACATCCTTGTCGCCATCATCATCTCCACGGCAAACGGTTTAGGCAGCGGCATCGTGATGACGCTGGGCTCGGACCTTGCCTCAAGGTACGCACCGGACCATATGCCGGCATTCCTGGGCGGTTGGCGCACCTCCACGGATTCCGGCTCGGCCCTCGGTCCATTGGCCATTTCGGGAATGACGGCCATCGCAGGATTGTCATCGGCCGCTGTGCTGATGGGCTGCGGCGGATTGGTCGGCGCATACCTGATGTATCGCTATATTCCCCGACTCGTCGGGAAATGA